Proteins from a genomic interval of Kitasatospora herbaricolor:
- a CDS encoding NAD(P)/FAD-dependent oxidoreductase, whose amino-acid sequence MKRASLDVVVVGAGVVGAACAYYATLAGLRVAVVDRGPVAGGTTGAGEGNLLVSDKEPGPELDLALLSTRLWRELAESLGPAVEYEPKGGLVVAADQRRQDALRAFAAGQTAAGVEAVEVPADALRELEPHLAPGLAGGFHYPQDAQVQPALAAAHLLRAAREAGAELRLGESVRAVRTGPAGEVRGVATDRGELCAPAVVNAAGTWGGELAALAGVTLPVLPRRGFVLVTEPLPRIVRHKVYAADYVADVASGSAALQTSAVVEGTPAGPVLIGASRERVGFDRTLSVEVLRRLAAQAARLFPVLADVSVLRAYRGFRPYLPDHLPAVGADPRVPGLHHACGHEGAGIGLAPATGLLISRQLTGEPPGFDLAPFRPDRFPGAT is encoded by the coding sequence GTGAAGAGAGCCTCCCTGGACGTCGTCGTGGTCGGCGCCGGAGTCGTCGGCGCCGCCTGCGCCTACTACGCGACCCTGGCCGGCCTGCGGGTCGCCGTCGTCGACCGCGGACCGGTCGCCGGCGGCACCACCGGCGCCGGTGAGGGCAACCTGCTGGTCTCCGACAAGGAGCCCGGCCCCGAACTCGACCTCGCCCTGCTCAGCACCCGGCTCTGGCGCGAACTCGCCGAGAGCCTCGGCCCCGCCGTCGAGTACGAGCCCAAGGGCGGTCTGGTGGTCGCCGCCGACCAGCGCCGGCAGGACGCGCTGCGGGCCTTCGCCGCCGGGCAGACCGCGGCCGGGGTGGAGGCCGTCGAAGTCCCCGCCGACGCCCTTCGGGAGCTCGAACCGCACCTCGCCCCCGGCCTGGCCGGCGGCTTCCACTACCCGCAGGACGCGCAGGTCCAGCCCGCTCTGGCGGCGGCCCACCTGCTGCGCGCCGCCCGCGAGGCCGGCGCCGAACTGCGGCTCGGCGAGAGCGTCCGGGCGGTGCGCACCGGGCCGGCCGGCGAGGTGCGCGGCGTCGCCACCGACCGGGGCGAACTGTGCGCCCCCGCCGTCGTCAACGCGGCCGGCACCTGGGGCGGCGAGCTGGCGGCCCTGGCCGGCGTGACACTCCCGGTGCTGCCCCGGCGGGGCTTCGTCCTGGTCACCGAACCGCTGCCGCGGATCGTCCGGCACAAGGTCTACGCCGCCGACTACGTCGCGGACGTCGCCAGCGGATCGGCCGCCCTGCAGACCTCGGCCGTGGTCGAGGGCACACCCGCCGGGCCGGTGCTGATCGGCGCCAGCCGCGAGCGGGTCGGGTTCGACCGGACCCTCTCGGTCGAGGTGCTGCGGCGGCTGGCCGCGCAGGCGGCGCGGCTGTTCCCGGTGCTCGCCGACGTGTCGGTGCTGCGCGCCTACCGGGGCTTCCGCCCCTACCTGCCCGACCACCTGCCGGCCGTCGGCGCCGACCCCCGGGTGCCCGGGCTGCACCACGCGTGCGGCCACGAGGGCGCGGGCATCGGCCTGGCACCGGCCACCGGTCTGCTGATCAGCCGCCAGCTGACCGGCGAGCCGCCCGGGTTCGACCTCGCGCCGTTCCGGCCCGACCGCTTCCCCGG